From the Hemicordylus capensis ecotype Gifberg chromosome 1, rHemCap1.1.pri, whole genome shotgun sequence genome, the window accaatcgccccgctgctcaacagagtccctaactgagctgacgggtttggtctcgggtttggtgttggaacctcccaggcttgtggtgctgggggacttcaatgttcattttgggaccaatttgtccggggcagctcaggagttcatagcggccatgacgactatgggcgtATCTCAAGTGGTTTtgggaccaacgcacattgcaggtcaaactcttgatttggtctttcactctgatcagggtggtgttccatgggtggggaatcctgtgatttccccattgtcatggacagaccaccatctagttactcccatattgaaggagttacactggctgccgatatgtttctggggaaaatacaatgATCAtaccctataaagccctaaacagcttgggccctgggtatttaagagaacatcttcttcgtcatgaaccccaccgctcattgagatcatcaggagaggtccgtctgcttttgccatcggcttgtctggcggctactcagggacgggccttctccattgctgccccgaagctttggaatgcactccctagtgaaataagagtctccccatctctgacaattttttaaaagtccttaaagacacatctgttcacccaggcttttaactgatattgttttaattgttttaatgttgtttttagaatatcgttttttaaatttttgttttaaattgctgtgttttaaatttcttggttttttaaaaactaatgttttaatgttgtttttatcttgttgtaaaccgcccagagacataagttttctGGCGGTGTAatataggatagatagatagatagatagatagatgatagatagatagatagatagatagatagatagatagatagatagatagatagtagccACCAAACAGGGAAAATAAATAGAACAGATTTAACGTTCACTTGTTGACGTTTCTAAAACCACTGAAAACCAAATGTTTCAATAGATATTTTTCTTTGCCTAAAACAATACTTGCTGAAATATGAACTTTCAATTGATTGCATTATCCTTTCAGGAAGAACTGAATACCAGCGATTACAATTATTCGGATTATTATGATCTTATATCACCATGTGACCAGAATGACGTCAGAAGATTTACAAAAATCTTTCTTCCTGTTGCATACTCACTTATCTGTGTCTTCGGCCTTGTGGGCAATATGTTTGTAGTGATAACATTTGCTTTATATAGGAAGTCTGAGTCTATGACTGACATATGCCTCTGCAATATGGCTATCGTAGACATACTGTTTGTTCTCACTCTCCCTTTTTCGGCAGTCAACTATGCTCTGGACGCATGGATCTTTGGTAGTTACATATGCAAATTTGTCCGAGGTATCTACACAATTAACGTCAACTGTAGCATGCTGCTCTTAACTTGTATCAGCATAGACCGATACATTGCCATCGTGCAAGCAACAAAGTCTTTTAAGCTTAGGGCAAGAACTCTAGCAAACAGTAGAATGATCTGTTTTGTTGTGTGGATATTATCAATCTTAATCTCTAGTCCTGCTTTCATATTCAGTGAAAGCTACATCCATTCCATCAATGTAACAAAGCATATCTGTGACCACAAATCCTGGTCAGACTCCAATACATTTAAATTATTGATATTGACTCTCCAACttttatttggattt encodes:
- the CCR6 gene encoding C-C chemokine receptor type 6; translation: MSGEELNTSDYNYSDYYDLISPCDQNDVRRFTKIFLPVAYSLICVFGLVGNMFVVITFALYRKSESMTDICLCNMAIVDILFVLTLPFSAVNYALDAWIFGSYICKFVRGIYTINVNCSMLLLTCISIDRYIAIVQATKSFKLRARTLANSRMICFVVWILSILISSPAFIFSESYIHSINVTKHICDHKSWSDSNTFKLLILTLQLLFGFFTPLLFMIFCYTSIVKTLVHAQNSKRNKAIRVIVLIVIVFLICHIPYNVVCLRKVMSMGKMDKSCDREKEMSYARYITESLAFLHCCMNPVLYAFIGVKFRNYFLKIMKGLCCARYKKEGTTHGSRASSDTGHTRQTSEICE